Sequence from the Primulina huaijiensis isolate GDHJ02 chromosome 16, ASM1229523v2, whole genome shotgun sequence genome:
AGGTTTGTGTTACATCTCATGCACGATGCACAGATGTATGCCCCTCTTTGCTCCATTTTATGCTTTTGTGATCTCCATTCTCGCTGCTATGAAATTTTTCTAACAGAAATTAAGAACAGTCTAGTTCCCTCGTTCGAATCCTCTGTTTCGATTTTGTAGCATTTTTGTGCGTTAATTCCGTACTTACATGATGATACAGTTGGATCTTGAAGAGTAAATCCTCCAGGTTTGATTAATGTAACTTTTTTCGAGCTGTTTCAAATATGAAGGAAATTTTAACACAAAGTGTGATGGACCAAGTGGGCAAATCGTGCAAGTTTAATCAGCATATCATACCTATGTGGAATTTATCATGTGTGGAGAATAAATAAGATCAAAACCCTCTTAAGTTTCTTGAATCAATGCTGAAAAAAGcaagagaaaaataaataagattaAAACCCTCCAAGTGTTTTAAATCAATGCTAAAATTTCCCCACACAGCATTTGCCATTGCCACTTGTGGGGGACCTCGAGAGGAGATATATTTTCAGTTTTCATGTCATCTACTTGAAGGACACCACAAAAGTTTACTTTTGAGAACAACTAGTTGAGTACAATAATGACATACAAACCAATGCTCTATTTGACAACGTTAATGCCCCAAACATGTTCTTTACCTCGAATCTAACTGTGCGAAATGTTAGTATCATTTACAAGATCAAGAAAAGCATTTGAACCCACATGCaattgggattttttttttaggtTAAATAATTCCGAAGGCTTTAAATTATGGTACACCAGGATGCAATTAATGCATGATTATTAAAGTATATTAAATCCTTTCTTCACCTTTGGACCTAGTCGTCTGGTGAAGCTTTTAAACCTTATAATATATAGaatatcattaaaatattaaatattatatttcgaTAACTTGTTCCCCAAACCCAACACCAAGCTTTAACAAATGACTTGAAATGTTCTTGAACTGACTAATTCTCGATGTATCACTTCATTCATCTTGACCAAATGTAAcgaaaaatcattattttatttgggttgCTTCCACCAAATGATATCAAGTAAAGgaaactcaagaaaaataattttataaaaaagaaTGGCTTACAGCTTAACCACTATCATTTTCTACTAAATACTTGCACTAATATATACTTGGAGTGGACCATAATTACACCTATATATGTGAGATCAAACCAACCACTCTCTTTCAACCAATGCAAAGTCAGAACCTCCATTAATGGTGACTGGATGAAATTGCGGCCCCATTTTGCTGATGCATCATATTCTGCAGCTACATAAAAAAGTCCCCAATTGGATTGCAGGGACTCCAAGAATTATTGgcaatattattatgatataaataCAAGTAAAGACTATGGTGGTCATGGATGATTTCATGGCTCTGATAGCAACATTATATCAACATCCAAACATCAGGTATGCCACAAGAACTGAGATAACAACCATGCTGTTGGTAATGTTATAGTTCACGTGTTTATGTTAGATAATAATTTAACTAGGTACTTATAGATACAGATACCTACGAGGAtctttcaaaccatttgacaaATCTTATCGTATCAGATGAGGTCAAATGAATCTGGATCAAGAAATGCATGCATCCAATTTTTCCAACCAATGATGTAAGCAAAAGGCCAACTAGGAAATTCCAAACCAATTCATCTGAAATTTAGGAATATTCTTAACTATCCTCCCTGCGTTGATTGGTTAATAAAACCACTACTTAGTACTGAACAGAGAGCTTCAGTACAAATTCACAAGACTGGTTTCCAAAAAGACAATTCGACACTGGTGTAAACAGCTCTAAATGTCAATAAACAACTGTCTACTTTATCTGAATAATGTTCGAAGGAAACTTTCCAGGAATCGAAAGACACAATATCAGCTCCCACAggataaattgaaaataaggtTATGTTCACAAAAGCCAAAGTTATCTGcttcacaaaattattttgagttCGAGTACTAGATAATCATAGGAGAAAGCAAGTAATTTTTTGGCTCATTAACGACTTTTGGAAGTTCcggttatatttttttttttggaaatataacTTTGGCTGCTCGGGGATTGCAATTTGTCCGAAAGGAAATTTTCATGTCATTGAGAGGACTTGACTAATTTGCTACACATCATATACCTGTAGCTGTAATAAGTAAAACAGTATCCACTTACAGGACATCAGatcaaaggaaaaaggaaattCTTGGATAAGAcccttaaaaaaatcataaatagatGGCAGCTGATAACTAATCTAAAAAGTCGCAACCACAGAGTAATGGACAACCCAGCAATCACCAAAGTGGAACAAAACTAGGCAGCCACAGTATTTTCATGCACATCCACACATTATTCCAGGGAGAATCTTTACAATTCCATGCATATTTCACTCGACCAGATCTAGCTTTCTATATTTTGGCAGATATTAACTTAGAGTTGCCGATGATAAACTTCTAAGAGATCCTATTATCTGTCCATTTTACCAAGACTCAGTCCAAAATAATATTTAGGGCCATAAAATTGCTGTGATCCTTGAAGCAGATTTCATGTTCCCTTGAATGAATTGCTGCTTTGGTGGCTGTATTTTTTCTACATACTTTCCACAGCAGTAGCAACAAATAACCACTGCTCAAATCATGACTTAAGAAATTGCTAAACTTTTGTTCTGAAGGACATTAAGATCTTCAAAtacaaaatttccaaacaataaTCAAATTCGATAAGCTTCTATAACATTTCAAAAATTAGTAACAATAGGACAGAAGAGTGATAAGGTTTATGCTTAAATATGCTTGCTTTATGCGTGATAAATTATCGTTTGTCCCATATTTATTGACAATTTCCCAAATGCGAAATAAGCATATGCTTACCATGTCATTCCCAATCAAAGTAATTCACTGCTCGGGTGGAGTTGCCTCATCAAACCATCTAGGGGGATCAAAGCCGGATCCACCTACCACGttcaaaaaataacatatttttatcttatttaatGATAATAGCTCGTCACAAAACCAATCATTGCTGTGTATAAAAGGATTCAAAATACCCAGTCATCCGAACTGCTCAGTTTTGAAATAGTTGGTTTACAGCAGAATTCAGGgaacattttcaaaataacataTAAATGATTTTGTACTTCTACAGATGAaacaacaaattggaaaaaGGGTAATACCAAGAGGATTGCAACGACAAAGGCGCCAAGCAGTCAATAAGGTCCCTTTTGCAACTCCATACTTCTTGTAAGCGATCATCGAATACTCACTACATGTCGGAACATACCGACAACTATTTAGCAACAAGGGTGAGATTTCCCCTGTTACAATCAGTCAATCACCATTAGAACACGCCCAACAAGATTAACCAATGAAAAAGTGTTGAATGCGACACATTCAGTTGTTTTCCAGTATTTCATAAAGGAAAATACAGGGAAAATAAACTGTAGCACTCGATTCTACCAACTTCTCTACTCGATCACTCCAGCTCACATCCCCGACTCTATTTCATTTCATGTTTAATTGCAGTCAGAAAATGAAAGTTTACTAAATTATGGATAAAGTTATCTACATAGTCAAATAATCCTTAGTAGAGTTAGGAAGAACTCACGTTTGTAGAACCTTAGAATAGACAGTGCTGCTTTAACACCTACACTAGCCTCTTCATCATCTGAAACATGATAcaaaaaccaaataaattttactAAAAAAGACTGCAATAATTTTACGATATGTACTCAGTATAGTCAATAAAATTATCACTCAACCATACCTATTGCCCCGGGCTGACCCGAATCCTCCCCTGAACAATTAACAACCCTGAAACGACGTCGCTCTTCCCACTGCCAAAAAAATGGAGAAGACAAACCAGTAGAAAGTAACCAATAAAATGATTGGCAAAATAGCAGTAAAATCGACAAATGGGtatgtaaaaaaaaagtaattaccAGTTTAAAACGTACAGTAAAGGaagaatggtgtttctgaaacCGTCCAGAGAATTGGGAAGGATTGGGTTTGGAATCAGGGTTGTTGAAGTAGATGGGTTCATGATAATATTTGCAGTTGACAGTCAGAATTAACGCCATTTTCTGTGTAGCCGGCTGCCAGATTTTTGGTGGCCTCGGTGACGGCTCAAGATCACCGCTTGTATAACTTGTATTTCGTAttccttttttaaaattatgacgTGAGAATAACAGTTATTGTGTTATTATGTATTTCATATATTGTATA
This genomic interval carries:
- the LOC140960765 gene encoding UPF0161 protein At3g09310-like isoform X1, which encodes MALILTVNCKYYHEPIYFNNPDSKPNPSQFSGRFQKHHSSFTVRFKLWEERRRFRVVNCSGEDSGQPGAIDDEEASVGVKAALSILRFYKREISPLLLNSCRYVPTCSEYSMIAYKKYGVAKGTLLTAWRLCRCNPLGGSGFDPPRWFDEATPPEQ
- the LOC140960765 gene encoding UPF0161 protein At3g09310-like isoform X2, with product MALILTVNCKYYHEPIYFNNPDSKPNPSQFSGRFQKHHSSFTWEERRRFRVVNCSGEDSGQPGAIDDEEASVGVKAALSILRFYKREISPLLLNSCRYVPTCSEYSMIAYKKYGVAKGTLLTAWRLCRCNPLGGSGFDPPRWFDEATPPEQ